From a single Fulvivirga ulvae genomic region:
- a CDS encoding DsbA family oxidoreductase: MAVAQEKMQVEIWSDIACPFCYIGKRNFETALSQFPHKEKIEVNWRSFQITPHARHTPGMDNNQALADHLGTTVAQAKMMSERVTAMAKGAGLTYNMDRLVWANTLDAHRLIQYAQSVGLDDQMEERLFQAHFTNGENIEDHATLLKIALEVGLEEGPVRKVLESNQYAAEVDKDISVAQNLGVRGVPSFIINRKASFSGAMPVTDFARMLSSAFENWQKEYSEGESQDGAVCSPKGECQ, encoded by the coding sequence ATGGCAGTAGCACAAGAAAAGATGCAAGTGGAGATTTGGTCAGATATCGCCTGTCCGTTTTGCTACATAGGCAAGCGCAATTTTGAAACTGCATTGTCACAATTTCCACATAAGGAAAAAATCGAGGTGAACTGGCGAAGTTTTCAGATCACCCCTCATGCCAGGCATACACCAGGTATGGATAACAATCAGGCCCTGGCAGACCACCTGGGTACCACTGTAGCCCAGGCAAAAATGATGAGCGAGCGGGTGACTGCTATGGCCAAAGGAGCAGGGCTTACCTACAACATGGACAGATTGGTATGGGCAAACACTCTGGATGCCCACAGGTTGATCCAATACGCTCAATCCGTCGGTTTAGATGATCAGATGGAAGAGAGGCTTTTTCAGGCACATTTTACGAATGGTGAAAATATAGAAGACCATGCCACCTTGCTCAAGATAGCTCTGGAGGTAGGGCTGGAAGAGGGGCCGGTGAGAAAGGTGCTGGAAAGCAACCAGTATGCTGCCGAGGTAGATAAAGACATTTCAGTGGCCCAAAACCTGGGAGTCAGGGGAGTGCCATCCTTTATAATAAACAGAAAGGCTTCATTTAGCGGAGCCATGCCGGTAACGGATTTTGCCCGCATGCTGAGCAGTGCCTTTGAAAATTGGCAAAAAGAATACTCAGAAGGCGAAAGCCAGGAT